The following proteins are encoded in a genomic region of Acipenser ruthenus chromosome 4, fAciRut3.2 maternal haplotype, whole genome shotgun sequence:
- the LOC131736976 gene encoding uncharacterized protein K02A2.6-like: MFSRFGSPEQLVSDNGPQFVSQELATFLQVNGVQHIRSAPYHPSTNGLAERFVHTMKHALKASQGQGTLHQRLNSFLLACRNTPHATTKASPALLLLKRPLRTNFDLLRPPKEKEVVRRQQEIQVKRRQQRAKDRTFNPEEHVLARNYLHGPKWVPATVIAQTGPVSYTVKTADNLIWRRHTDQLLLGKETPAEPRAAGPELFLDDTLSKQPLPRGSPSQEATVSAPPTQVYEETVT; the protein is encoded by the coding sequence ATGTTTAGTCGTTTTGGTTCCCCAGAACAACTTGTGAGCGACAATGGACCACAATTCGTGTCGCAGGAACTGGCTACGTTCCTCCAGGTAAATGGTGTACAGCATATCAGATCTGCACCTTACCACCCATCGACCAACGGCCTGGCCGAGAGGTTTGTACATACCATGAAGCATGCCTTAAAAGCGTCACAAGGTCAAGGGACCCTGCATCAACGCCTGAACAGTTTTCTGTTAGCTTGCAGAAACACGCCGCATGCAACCACAAAAGCATCACCAGCATTGCTTCTCTTGAAAAGACCATTACGCACCAACTTTGACCTTCTCAGACCACCTAAGGAAAAGGAAGTCGTGAGGCGTCAACAGGAGATCCAAGTCAAGAGAAGACAGCAAAGAGCAAAGGACAGAACCTTCAATCCGGAAGAGCATGTACTAGCACGGAACTACCTCCACGGACCGAAATGGGTTCCTGCCACAGTCATCGCACAGACTGGTCCTGTATCGTACACAGTCAAAACTGCAGACAATCTTATCTGGAGGAGACATACAGACCAGCTGTTGTTGGGAAAGGAAACTCCTGCGGAACCGAGAGCCGCTGGTCCAGAACTGTTCCTGGATGACACCCTGAGCAAGCAGCCTTTGCCAAGGGGCTCACCTTCTCAGGAAGCTACTGTTTCAGCCCCGCCCACACAAGTGTATGAAGAGACTGTGACATAG